A DNA window from Paenibacillus sp. HWE-109 contains the following coding sequences:
- a CDS encoding aminotransferase — MSNQRQIIGNGGHRPEVHTRSLTLPTQLGEGGFGNYPGLGGGGFPAPFEGGGGGLFGGGAPGGNAGGFFGGGAPVGNPGGGFFGGGPPAVGSGGGGGGNFLSNLLGGGGGGAAGGSSNPLSSLNLKQISGFVERMGGIDGIIGSMGKVQKFMSTFQQMAPMVKTLFSSLGKGKVASEDVEVFKPKRKRRKKSSTGRRRTGGSKGRIGGSTKRKRK; from the coding sequence GTGAGTAATCAAAGACAAATCATTGGCAATGGCGGTCATCGTCCTGAGGTGCATACACGAAGCCTTACTTTACCTACCCAACTGGGGGAAGGCGGTTTCGGCAATTATCCGGGTTTGGGCGGCGGCGGATTTCCTGCTCCTTTTGAAGGAGGCGGCGGTGGACTATTTGGCGGGGGTGCCCCTGGCGGCAACGCTGGTGGATTCTTCGGTGGCGGTGCTCCGGTTGGTAATCCAGGCGGCGGTTTCTTCGGCGGCGGTCCTCCAGCCGTGGGCTCAGGCGGTGGCGGTGGCGGTAATTTCCTCAGCAATCTCTTAGGCGGTGGCGGGGGTGGCGCAGCTGGCGGTTCTTCGAACCCGCTGAGCAGCCTGAATTTGAAGCAAATCTCTGGCTTCGTTGAGCGGATGGGCGGCATCGACGGCATCATCGGCTCGATGGGCAAGGTGCAGAAGTTCATGTCTACCTTCCAGCAGATGGCCCCGATGGTGAAGACACTGTTCAGTTCCCTGGGCAAAGGCAAGGTCGCCTCGGAAGACGTTGAAGTGTTCAAACCTAAACGCAAGCGCCGCAAGAAATCCAGCACAGGCCGCCGCAGAACAGGCGGATCGAAAGGCAGAATCGGCGGTTCCACGAAACGCAAACGGAAGTAA
- a CDS encoding ABC transporter substrate-binding protein, translating into MNKFQRKISIPVYLVFIMLLFGVFGISYSIWGKQTIAKGSEAASSASTVQEVKKVVWWHAMSGDNGKAVDKLVTNFNTTHKDIQVEAVYQGSYYDSLTKLKASIGSKMGPTMAQVYDVGTQFMIDSKAITPIQQFITRDKYDVSQLDEAILGTYIVRNTQYSMPFNASNPILYYNKALFQAAGLNPEKPPVYYDELAQAAKQITRNGVWGAYFGIQSWYMEQLLANQGAELVNNGNGRDGAATAWQMNGSEGVKTLAWWKGLIDDKAALYPSGKSDESKKLFAEGKVAMIFDTTASLRDILDTVDGRFEVGTGFFPKADQKDSGGVGVGGASNWIMNNKSEAEQQAAWVFIQYLSEPEQQAFFHVSTGYFPITKKAYEQPIVQDNMKQFPQFKTAIDQHDAAKLNHATQGAVVGVYPDARKLTENAINQALSGQMSPKEALDSAAREIGIKIEEYNQIVK; encoded by the coding sequence ATGAACAAATTTCAACGTAAAATTTCCATACCTGTTTATCTGGTATTTATTATGCTTTTGTTTGGTGTTTTCGGCATTAGCTATTCGATTTGGGGCAAGCAAACGATTGCGAAGGGATCGGAAGCCGCCTCATCGGCATCGACCGTTCAAGAAGTGAAGAAAGTCGTTTGGTGGCACGCCATGAGCGGCGATAACGGCAAAGCTGTGGACAAGCTGGTTACCAATTTTAACACAACCCATAAAGATATCCAGGTAGAAGCGGTATACCAAGGTTCCTACTACGATAGTCTGACCAAGCTCAAAGCATCCATCGGTTCCAAAATGGGGCCGACCATGGCGCAGGTCTACGATGTCGGGACACAGTTCATGATTGATTCGAAGGCAATTACGCCTATTCAGCAATTCATTACTCGGGATAAATACGATGTATCTCAATTAGACGAGGCTATTCTGGGCACCTACATCGTGCGAAATACGCAGTATTCGATGCCGTTCAATGCCTCTAACCCTATTCTCTATTACAACAAAGCTTTGTTCCAAGCAGCCGGGCTGAATCCGGAGAAACCGCCGGTTTATTACGATGAACTTGCGCAAGCCGCTAAGCAGATCACGAGAAACGGCGTGTGGGGCGCTTATTTTGGCATACAAAGCTGGTATATGGAGCAGCTCCTTGCTAATCAAGGCGCAGAACTTGTCAATAACGGCAACGGACGTGATGGTGCAGCAACGGCTTGGCAGATGAACGGTTCAGAAGGCGTCAAGACACTCGCATGGTGGAAGGGGCTGATCGACGACAAGGCCGCGCTCTATCCTTCAGGCAAAAGCGATGAGTCGAAGAAGCTATTCGCTGAAGGCAAGGTTGCGATGATTTTCGATACAACGGCATCGCTGCGCGATATTCTCGACACCGTTGATGGCCGGTTCGAGGTAGGGACGGGCTTTTTCCCGAAAGCGGATCAAAAGGATAGCGGAGGCGTCGGGGTAGGCGGAGCTAGCAATTGGATAATGAACAACAAGAGCGAGGCTGAGCAGCAAGCGGCTTGGGTGTTCATCCAGTATTTGTCTGAACCTGAGCAGCAGGCTTTCTTCCACGTTAGCACGGGGTATTTTCCGATAACGAAGAAAGCTTATGAGCAGCCCATTGTGCAGGACAATATGAAACAGTTCCCGCAGTTCAAGACAGCTATCGACCAACACGATGCAGCGAAGCTGAATCATGCGACGCAAGGCGCTGTTGTGGGCGTCTATCCGGATGCGAGGAAGCTGACGGAGAACGCCATTAACCAGGCGCTAAGCGGCCAGATGTCGCCTAAGGAGGCGCTCGACAGCGCAGCGCGAGAAATCGGTATTAAAATTGAGGAGTACAATCAAATTGTGAAATAG
- a CDS encoding HupE/UreJ family protein, which translates to MKFSKYLVAFMMAVMVVMNLAGAVEAHFSSTGYSDIEVGSDTIQYHLSILEHDFLQIFPDKADGGEKISDRQLAGSLAAIAKLVDDGLIVTGDGKVGNGAVVSAKHEKRASMEMIGIDIRYKFAAPIKRYLMQYNFFWYSGVDPNHSNYATIHVGGQTIEQVLGSQNYIVQVQGPGAAAGNPAQAVHSAKASNSVQVPASPTLTEASWFRTMQTYIVMGMEHIWSGLDHMLFLLGLLLAAEQKVGKIVKLITAFTVGHCITLILSSMEVAYLSPSIVEPLIALSIVYIAVENIWKRQESARVIVTLLFGLVHGFGFAEVLRGTLSGHMALPLFSFNLGVEIGQLVVVAVVIPVLLLVRRIPLKMNWNLYASGLVGVFGLYWLFERIVTQ; encoded by the coding sequence ATGAAATTTAGCAAATACCTCGTCGCATTCATGATGGCTGTGATGGTAGTCATGAACCTTGCCGGTGCTGTGGAGGCGCATTTCTCTTCAACCGGTTACTCCGATATTGAGGTAGGTTCGGATACGATCCAGTACCATTTATCGATATTGGAACATGACTTTCTGCAAATCTTCCCTGATAAAGCCGATGGGGGCGAGAAGATTAGCGACAGGCAGCTAGCCGGCTCTCTGGCGGCAATCGCCAAGTTAGTCGATGACGGGCTCATTGTTACGGGAGACGGGAAGGTTGGAAATGGAGCGGTAGTAAGCGCCAAGCATGAGAAGCGCGCGAGCATGGAGATGATTGGCATCGATATTCGTTACAAATTCGCTGCTCCGATTAAACGCTATCTCATGCAGTACAATTTCTTCTGGTACAGCGGGGTGGATCCCAATCATAGCAACTATGCCACGATTCATGTGGGAGGCCAGACGATTGAGCAGGTGCTTGGCAGCCAGAACTATATTGTGCAAGTGCAGGGCCCGGGAGCAGCTGCGGGGAATCCGGCACAGGCGGTCCATTCGGCCAAAGCATCCAATTCCGTACAAGTGCCAGCGTCCCCTACGCTTACAGAGGCTTCTTGGTTCAGAACCATGCAGACCTACATTGTAATGGGAATGGAGCACATTTGGTCTGGTTTGGATCACATGCTCTTCCTGTTGGGCCTCCTGCTGGCGGCAGAACAAAAGGTCGGGAAGATCGTGAAACTGATCACGGCCTTCACGGTGGGCCATTGTATCACGCTGATCCTCTCTTCGATGGAGGTCGCGTATCTCTCGCCTAGCATCGTCGAACCCCTGATTGCTCTCAGTATCGTGTATATTGCCGTTGAGAATATATGGAAGCGGCAAGAGAGTGCCCGTGTAATCGTCACGCTGCTCTTCGGATTAGTGCACGGCTTCGGATTTGCCGAAGTGCTGCGAGGGACATTGTCCGGACATATGGCGCTTCCCTTGTTCTCTTTTAATCTAGGCGTAGAAATAGGTCAACTTGTGGTGGTAGCGGTTGTGATCCCTGTCCTGCTGCTCGTTCGCCGCATCCCGCTTAAGATGAACTGGAATCTGTATGCTTCCGGGCTTGTCGGAGTATTTGGGCTGTATTGGTTATTTGAACGAATTGTTACCCAGTAA
- a CDS encoding helix-turn-helix domain-containing protein has protein sequence MSIFSHKRSLFRNILTSFIILILIFSCFHLLIFGLLKSHLRSEMIQQNRLTLQKVAERYQFQLDRVKEVLFKTYTDKNMIAFNSQVSLKKDTDTLNTRPLIENIQSVVSDSELYLDNLIVLFRSTNLTMNKWGPSAAEGLFAAYASTSYPPAFWQAQFARGENYVLHPAARFGGLSTDSTSSKTLIPYSIKPALADNMLVALIDADRLRDAILKEHPALHLAILGPDNTPIYQTDEELQELPEALLAGKTENKKYLAQNGIYYIDYPIDGGLHFIMKVTSPDLAAKILRLDNLMVILLGLSILLALVASFFFSKRIHKPVRELLKEKGEMKQELQEQQSLLTNYHYMNKLKNINHEMKDWSSMMGKEIELKKTEETFTVVLYELRYRSAAFVEAPMSKEHISLAIGEHLKPLIETSFPASHTFQMEHHQFLSVFPGTERERMLTVLDTLKMALDRDLRYALVTIAVSSAFEHSVQFGHAYRQVKEMAMQARLLEETQIISEFRADRSAFTLTLAQEQDLIAALKSGKELDTLNLILPWLEELAQKEASVDMFRLLTLAVTDKAKKILEHYKVQPDIAWQLKPIMLQLEECCTLEEYTITFQTYFRTVTQLIRDKKEISDPIIDHVLAVVQEHYAEDLSLDVLADQLNLSTSYLSTYIKEKTGANFMEHLHDRRVRNAQHLLHQTDLNIQEIGVQVGYRNISSFNRMFKNRTGSSPGEYRRTSMLNRTS, from the coding sequence ATGAGCATTTTTTCACACAAACGATCGCTTTTTCGAAATATATTGACCAGCTTCATCATCTTGATTCTGATCTTCTCCTGCTTTCATCTACTGATTTTTGGCTTGCTCAAAAGCCATCTCCGCAGCGAAATGATTCAGCAGAATCGTCTCACGTTGCAGAAAGTAGCCGAGCGCTACCAATTTCAGTTGGATCGGGTCAAAGAGGTTCTGTTCAAAACCTATACCGACAAAAACATGATTGCCTTCAACAGCCAAGTCAGCCTAAAGAAGGACACGGATACCCTGAACACACGTCCGCTCATTGAGAATATCCAGAGTGTTGTGAGTGACTCGGAGCTTTATCTGGATAATCTGATCGTGCTGTTTCGATCCACGAATCTCACGATGAATAAATGGGGTCCCAGTGCCGCCGAGGGCCTGTTCGCTGCTTATGCCAGCACTTCGTACCCGCCCGCTTTCTGGCAAGCCCAGTTCGCACGCGGTGAGAACTATGTCCTGCATCCGGCTGCAAGGTTCGGCGGGCTTTCCACGGACTCAACGTCGTCCAAAACATTGATTCCTTACTCCATCAAGCCAGCCTTGGCTGATAACATGCTCGTTGCTCTGATTGACGCAGACCGCCTGCGGGACGCGATTCTCAAAGAGCACCCTGCTCTGCATCTAGCTATTCTGGGGCCGGACAATACGCCTATTTATCAGACCGATGAAGAGCTGCAAGAATTGCCGGAAGCCTTGCTCGCAGGCAAGACCGAGAACAAGAAATACCTGGCTCAGAACGGCATTTATTATATCGATTATCCAATAGACGGCGGTCTGCATTTCATTATGAAAGTAACCAGTCCCGATTTGGCGGCGAAAATATTGCGTTTGGACAATCTCATGGTGATCCTGCTCGGACTGTCCATTCTTCTAGCTCTGGTGGCGTCATTCTTCTTCAGTAAAAGAATCCATAAGCCGGTTCGGGAGCTGCTCAAAGAAAAGGGCGAAATGAAACAGGAACTTCAGGAGCAACAATCCCTCTTAACGAACTATCATTACATGAATAAATTGAAGAATATTAATCATGAAATGAAGGATTGGTCCTCTATGATGGGGAAGGAAATCGAATTAAAGAAAACCGAGGAAACCTTTACTGTCGTGCTGTATGAGCTTCGCTACCGTTCAGCCGCCTTCGTGGAAGCACCGATGAGCAAGGAGCACATTTCGCTGGCAATAGGCGAGCATTTGAAGCCATTGATTGAGACCAGCTTCCCTGCTTCCCATACGTTCCAAATGGAACATCATCAGTTCCTGTCTGTTTTCCCGGGGACCGAACGAGAGCGCATGTTAACTGTCTTGGACACATTGAAGATGGCGCTCGACCGCGATCTGCGTTACGCTTTGGTCACCATTGCCGTCAGCTCGGCCTTCGAACATTCTGTACAATTCGGACATGCTTACCGGCAAGTCAAAGAAATGGCCATGCAGGCCCGGCTGCTGGAAGAAACGCAGATCATCAGCGAATTCCGCGCAGATCGCTCGGCCTTCACCTTGACACTTGCACAGGAGCAGGATCTGATTGCTGCGCTCAAATCGGGCAAAGAGCTCGATACGCTTAATCTCATCCTGCCATGGCTCGAGGAACTGGCCCAGAAGGAAGCATCCGTCGACATGTTCAGGCTGCTCACGCTGGCCGTAACCGACAAGGCCAAAAAAATCCTCGAACATTACAAAGTCCAGCCCGATATCGCTTGGCAGCTCAAGCCGATCATGCTTCAACTGGAGGAATGCTGCACACTCGAGGAATATACCATCACCTTCCAGACCTATTTCCGAACCGTTACCCAGCTTATTCGGGATAAGAAAGAGATCAGCGATCCTATCATCGACCATGTGCTAGCTGTTGTGCAGGAGCATTATGCGGAAGATCTCTCTTTAGATGTGCTGGCTGACCAACTGAACTTGAGCACCTCCTACCTCTCTACCTATATCAAAGAGAAAACAGGCGCCAACTTCATGGAACACTTGCACGACCGACGCGTCCGCAACGCGCAGCACCTGCTGCACCAGACCGATTTGAACATTCAGGAGATCGGCGTCCAGGTAGGCTACCGGAACATCTCCTCGTTCAACCGCATGTTCAAGAATCGCACCGGCTCCTCGCCGGGCGAGTATCGCAGAACGTCGATGCTGAATCGCACATCGTGA
- a CDS encoding S-layer homology domain-containing protein yields MLKKKNLKRWISSLTVAGMMFSMLTPMASAVDNGLQVSAVDYSKVPKLLITELVPDTANLSGSDAYEFIEVYNNTNRAIDFKDYNMVYRASGADTVWEPYNNGNPGGSMVIPSQSSIVLWVMNSVNKALTETNFNTNFASNLHENVNLFRVEGGGGMHNSSPRDLVIQEKSGGDISVASYQNDNQTKPDKGIFYKYPVDGTKNMIMYGSGEDAIPAAATPGVVDVIQVPPVPLNFSEPPVIAHTPVTQADQRNDLLLQARITNTEQDETVTAAVYYQTGAQAAYDSVPMTVTGSHQYQAAVPKGKLVDSQLKYYIQADDGHNTVRSNVYQVAIALDQTDYTKIPPLLVTEVVPDSTNVGSSDGYEFIEVYNNTDQAVNFKDYKLVYRYTDSGPSADVLWPADKEDMIIPSKGTLVFWIINSQNMNSTAAEFNANYNTHLVEGTNLVRIHSDGMANSANRGILIATNAGAEISSAYYIAGDAKPNKGVFYKYPLDGTSTMVKYSSAVAAATPGTVDQIQVPEQTVKVKPDLIKPVLTDLTNKTIIEQSQDLEIIGDAKDETQVKTMALYYKTEKQASYLKRYLKESFADTMYHYTVYSPELIGNAYLDYYFVASDGTNESTSSTKRIAIQGGSDHSSLRLNVKDGDIVTQTKVIKGTGEGLGADDLKLAMDGNELTQATFHAAEHDAYFAFDVTGVNYYFKNGVTQGQEILSIFQDPIDTFTTLSIPFTADRLKPGSNVISIRAGSKASPFDDRVEENKDDFEVKNVRLVFDDGTIIYDVKYNDPAKVIKMGDSVGKNPVVDFEFLIPDSQLASRAYVWNTALMTDGPHAIAVSHAIAGTATATVTVDNTAPVVQPSIEEGVIYRGAFNLDAVISDALAGVDKVEAMLDEQVISQPYATSSAQLPGGAHAFTIKATDKVGNATNVKVNFTVPNEMPNMPEQITPGQQATGVDRNAPLRVKVTDPMNDEMSVSFNQGFKYDASTQGQFSGYRNASDTEPPKQEKPDGETPFTQEDYALISSIDGNYLVDDSAEKFPYQRFEVALDSSIQGTDSVEITWKGKSLDGRKVTLYAWSPSKLAWSPLKTVIAGSEDFQLQAHVTAGEYANNHKIQVMVQDEIAARQNQTASSDPAAYDFSFVWMSDTQYYSKSYPYIYQDIVKWIADHKEDNKIKYVIHTGDIVDNADQEYQWVEADKDMKVLEDAKIPYGVLAGNHDVGHQNNDYSYYDKWFGEDRFKNQPTYGESYDNNRGHYDLVSSNGNDFIVVYMGWGYGDKEIDWINEVLKKYPNRKAILNFHEFMLVSNNRAPMAEKVFERVIKPNKNVIAALSGHYHDAELKIDSIDDDGDGVADRNVYQMLADYQGAPEGGLGYIRLMQFDMAHGKINMKTYSPYLNDYNYYDPAEYPGKDEFSLDLNLASVTKRVATDYFGVNVYTANVIGSVDHVKSGDQASVVWRDLAPSTSYQWYAVAQDAYGGRKQSDIWRFTTGVGKSNPEPTPDSGSSTPSTPSEDKVTSTDGTLTLPTGKKGEVSLDNDVTVSIPADASAKELKITIEKLRETQKLITKQEVLASPIYEILKNVSENFSKPVTLSFKFDPKMVKSTQRPAVFYYDEAALKWIEVGGKVEGDRIVVEVNHFTKYAVMVVGPTVVEPTKPGLTLSDIAGHWAEANIKQAVSSGIVSGYPEGTFEPNHTVTRAEFAVMLMNTLKPQGNGAALTFADAASIGAWAQQAVAQAVQAGIIHGYEDGTFRPNAPITRAEMAAMLAQAVRQSADANAASGFADDKDIPAWATSAVVSMKKLGILEGKGANEFAPNDQTTRAEAVTVLLKVLALK; encoded by the coding sequence ATGTTGAAGAAGAAAAATTTAAAACGATGGATATCCAGTTTAACGGTTGCGGGCATGATGTTCAGCATGCTGACGCCGATGGCCTCTGCTGTCGATAATGGCTTGCAAGTCAGTGCCGTTGACTACTCGAAAGTACCGAAACTGTTGATTACGGAGCTAGTTCCAGATACCGCCAATTTGAGCGGTTCGGACGCTTATGAATTTATTGAAGTGTACAACAATACGAACAGGGCGATCGATTTCAAAGATTATAATATGGTGTACCGGGCCTCCGGAGCGGATACCGTGTGGGAGCCGTATAATAACGGCAATCCGGGTGGCAGTATGGTGATCCCGTCCCAGTCCTCCATCGTGTTATGGGTGATGAACAGCGTCAATAAAGCGTTGACGGAAACGAATTTCAACACGAATTTCGCGTCCAACTTGCATGAGAATGTGAATCTGTTCCGTGTTGAAGGCGGAGGGGGCATGCACAACAGCAGCCCGCGGGATCTCGTAATCCAAGAGAAATCAGGCGGCGATATCTCCGTTGCCAGCTACCAGAACGATAATCAAACGAAGCCGGATAAAGGGATCTTTTACAAATATCCGGTAGATGGCACGAAGAATATGATCATGTACGGATCAGGCGAGGATGCGATTCCTGCTGCGGCTACACCAGGTGTTGTAGATGTGATTCAGGTTCCGCCTGTCCCGCTTAACTTCTCCGAGCCTCCGGTTATCGCACACACGCCGGTTACGCAAGCAGACCAGAGAAATGACCTGCTGCTGCAAGCCCGAATCACGAATACCGAGCAAGATGAGACCGTGACGGCAGCGGTGTACTATCAAACTGGCGCACAGGCGGCTTATGATTCTGTCCCTATGACAGTTACTGGCAGCCATCAGTATCAAGCTGCGGTTCCCAAGGGGAAACTGGTCGATAGTCAGTTGAAATATTACATCCAAGCGGATGATGGCCATAATACCGTGAGATCGAACGTCTACCAGGTAGCGATTGCCCTGGATCAAACGGATTACACGAAAATTCCGCCACTTCTCGTGACGGAAGTTGTCCCGGATTCCACGAATGTGGGCTCATCGGACGGTTATGAGTTCATTGAAGTGTATAACAATACGGATCAAGCTGTTAATTTCAAAGATTATAAGCTCGTCTATCGCTACACCGATTCAGGCCCAAGCGCCGATGTCCTCTGGCCTGCGGACAAGGAAGACATGATCATCCCTTCCAAAGGGACCCTGGTCTTCTGGATCATCAACAGTCAGAACATGAATTCTACAGCGGCAGAATTTAACGCGAACTACAATACCCATCTGGTAGAGGGCACGAATCTGGTGCGTATTCATAGTGATGGTATGGCGAATAGCGCGAACCGAGGTATTCTGATTGCCACCAATGCCGGAGCGGAAATTTCGTCAGCCTATTATATCGCCGGTGATGCGAAGCCTAATAAAGGGGTGTTCTATAAGTACCCGCTTGATGGCACCAGTACAATGGTCAAATATAGCTCGGCTGTTGCAGCGGCAACGCCAGGGACGGTAGATCAAATACAAGTGCCTGAGCAAACCGTGAAAGTGAAGCCTGACCTCATTAAACCGGTCTTAACCGATCTGACCAACAAAACCATCATTGAACAGTCGCAAGATCTGGAAATAATCGGAGATGCCAAGGACGAAACCCAAGTGAAAACGATGGCTCTCTACTATAAAACAGAGAAACAAGCTTCGTATCTCAAACGCTATTTGAAAGAAAGCTTCGCCGATACGATGTACCATTACACGGTTTATTCCCCTGAGTTGATTGGGAACGCGTATTTGGATTACTATTTCGTTGCCTCGGACGGTACGAATGAATCCACATCGAGCACGAAGCGGATCGCCATTCAAGGCGGCTCCGATCATTCGAGCTTGCGTCTGAATGTGAAAGACGGCGACATTGTCACCCAAACGAAGGTGATCAAAGGGACAGGCGAAGGGTTGGGCGCTGACGACCTCAAGCTGGCGATGGATGGCAATGAGTTGACACAAGCTACCTTTCATGCCGCTGAGCATGATGCGTATTTCGCTTTCGACGTCACAGGCGTGAACTACTATTTCAAAAACGGGGTCACACAGGGGCAGGAAATCCTCTCTATTTTCCAAGACCCAATTGATACGTTTACAACGTTGTCGATTCCTTTTACAGCAGATCGTTTGAAGCCAGGCAGCAATGTGATCTCCATCCGGGCGGGTTCCAAGGCATCGCCTTTTGATGACCGTGTTGAAGAGAACAAAGATGATTTTGAAGTGAAGAATGTGCGTCTCGTATTCGATGACGGTACGATTATTTATGACGTGAAATATAATGATCCGGCCAAAGTGATTAAAATGGGCGACAGTGTCGGCAAAAATCCGGTTGTTGATTTCGAATTCCTCATCCCGGATAGCCAGTTGGCATCCCGAGCTTATGTGTGGAATACGGCTTTAATGACGGATGGGCCTCACGCTATTGCGGTCAGCCATGCTATCGCGGGTACAGCTACCGCAACAGTGACTGTGGATAACACAGCTCCTGTCGTCCAACCTTCGATAGAAGAAGGCGTCATTTACCGCGGTGCGTTCAACTTGGATGCCGTGATATCCGATGCGCTGGCTGGCGTGGACAAGGTCGAGGCTATGCTGGATGAGCAAGTGATCTCGCAGCCTTATGCGACTTCATCTGCTCAGCTTCCTGGAGGAGCGCACGCATTCACCATCAAGGCGACAGATAAAGTGGGCAATGCAACGAATGTGAAGGTTAACTTCACCGTACCGAATGAAATGCCGAATATGCCGGAACAAATCACGCCAGGTCAGCAAGCGACGGGTGTAGACCGCAATGCTCCTCTGCGTGTGAAAGTAACAGACCCGATGAATGATGAAATGAGCGTATCTTTCAATCAAGGGTTCAAATACGATGCAAGCACACAAGGTCAGTTCAGCGGCTATCGCAACGCCTCCGATACAGAGCCTCCCAAGCAGGAGAAGCCAGACGGAGAAACGCCGTTTACCCAAGAGGATTATGCCTTAATAAGCAGTATTGACGGCAATTATCTAGTCGATGATTCCGCCGAGAAGTTCCCGTATCAGCGGTTCGAAGTAGCGTTGGACAGCTCCATTCAAGGAACGGACAGCGTGGAAATCACCTGGAAAGGGAAGTCCCTGGACGGGCGCAAAGTTACCTTATATGCCTGGAGTCCAAGCAAACTTGCCTGGAGTCCGCTCAAGACCGTGATTGCGGGCAGTGAGGATTTCCAACTGCAAGCCCATGTGACGGCTGGCGAATATGCGAACAACCACAAGATTCAAGTGATGGTGCAGGATGAAATAGCCGCCAGACAGAATCAAACGGCCAGCAGCGATCCGGCGGCTTATGATTTCTCCTTCGTCTGGATGTCGGATACCCAGTATTATTCCAAAAGCTATCCTTACATCTATCAAGATATCGTGAAGTGGATCGCTGATCACAAAGAAGATAACAAAATCAAATATGTTATCCACACCGGCGATATCGTCGATAATGCAGATCAAGAGTACCAATGGGTCGAAGCGGATAAAGACATGAAAGTGTTGGAGGACGCCAAAATCCCTTACGGCGTATTGGCCGGAAATCATGACGTAGGGCACCAAAACAACGATTACAGTTATTATGATAAATGGTTTGGGGAAGATCGCTTCAAAAACCAGCCGACCTACGGCGAATCCTACGATAACAATCGCGGTCACTACGATCTGGTTTCCTCGAACGGCAACGATTTCATCGTTGTGTATATGGGTTGGGGATATGGCGACAAAGAAATCGATTGGATTAACGAAGTTTTGAAAAAATACCCGAACCGGAAGGCGATCCTGAATTTCCACGAATTCATGCTCGTGTCCAATAACCGCGCGCCGATGGCGGAGAAAGTATTCGAACGCGTCATTAAGCCGAATAAGAACGTCATAGCCGCTCTGTCCGGTCATTACCATGATGCGGAACTGAAAATCGATTCCATTGATGATGATGGCGACGGCGTGGCCGATCGCAATGTGTATCAAATGTTGGCTGACTACCAAGGCGCTCCGGAAGGCGGGCTGGGCTACATTCGACTGATGCAGTTCGATATGGCGCATGGCAAAATCAACATGAAAACCTACTCGCCGTATTTGAACGATTACAATTACTACGATCCAGCCGAGTATCCAGGCAAAGATGAGTTCTCTCTGGATTTGAATCTGGCATCGGTAACCAAGCGCGTAGCGACGGATTATTTTGGCGTTAACGTCTACACGGCGAATGTTATTGGATCCGTTGATCATGTGAAGAGCGGGGACCAAGCTTCGGTTGTTTGGCGTGATCTGGCCCCGAGTACAAGCTACCAATGGTATGCGGTGGCTCAAGACGCTTATGGCGGCAGGAAGCAGTCGGATATTTGGAGATTTACGACGGGAGTCGGGAAGTCTAATCCGGAACCAACACCAGATTCCGGTTCGTCCACACCATCCACGCCAAGTGAAGACAAAGTCACCTCGACAGATGGAACCTTAACCCTACCGACAGGGAAAAAGGGCGAAGTGAGTTTGGACAATGACGTAACAGTATCCATTCCGGCGGACGCTTCGGCGAAAGAACTGAAAATAACGATCGAGAAACTGAGGGAGACGCAGAAACTTATAACGAAGCAAGAGGTTTTGGCTAGTCCGATTTACGAAATTCTAAAAAACGTTTCAGAGAACTTCAGCAAGCCAGTCACTTTGAGCTTCAAATTCGATCCGAAGATGGTCAAAAGCACTCAAAGGCCAGCTGTCTTCTACTATGATGAAGCGGCGCTAAAATGGATCGAAGTCGGCGGCAAAGTTGAAGGCGATCGCATCGTCGTTGAAGTGAATCACTTCACCAAATATGCGGTCATGGTTGTAGGTCCAACCGTTGTGGAACCAACCAAGCCAGGACTGACGCTCAGCGATATTGCCGGACACTGGGCAGAGGCGAACATCAAGCAAGCTGTAAGCAGCGGCATCGTAAGTGGCTACCCTGAGGGGACATTCGAGCCGAATCATACGGTAACGCGCGCAGAATTTGCAGTGATGCTGATGAATACGCTCAAACCGCAAGGGAATGGCGCTGCGCTGACATTCGCGGATGCAGCCAGCATCGGAGCATGGGCGCAGCAAGCTGTAGCGCAAGCGGTTCAGGCGGGGATTATCCATGGCTACGAGGACGGAACCTTCCGCCCGAATGCGCCAATTACCCGCGCCGAGATGGCGGCGATGCTGGCCCAAGCAGTGCGCCAATCCGCTGATGCGAATGCGGCATCTGGCTTCGCAGACGACAAGGATATTCCCGCATGGGCGACAAGTGCAGTAGTGTCCATGAAGAAGCTTGGCATCCTTGAAGGCAAAGGTGCGAATGAATTCGCTCCGAATGACCAAACAACAAGAGCAGAAGCTGTAACCGTGCTGTTGAAAGTTCTGGCGTTGAAGTAA